The stretch of DNA GAGGTCCGCCCGTTGAATGTATTATGCGAGGCATAAAATTAATCAGCTCGGTCCTAATAATACATCGACCAGTTACCGGTGGAGTATACTCAGTAATTAACAGGTGAGTTTGGGTGTAATTAGTGTGTCTTGTTAGTGTTAGTGTGTGTCGTGCGTGTGTTTGGATGTTATCGGATTGTGTTTGAGTAGTGTATGAGTTGAAGAGACCGGGTCCGCTCTGAGCGGGGGCTGCATGCATAATGAGATGATGATTGACTGGCAGCGGCGGCGGTCCGACACGTGATGCTGACTGGCTGATGCTATGAATAGTCGACGTCATCACCAGGTCAATTACCGGCCAATGCTATGACCCGATTCTCTGAACAAAGATAGAGTAGACTAGAGCTGGTGCTGGGCATTGATGGTTGTTAGTTGTGCAGCATCTCGAGCCGTTGCAGGGAACGCTACAATGGCGGCCATTATGATCAAAACAGAGCCTTTGGATTTTGAATACGGAGATGCAGGAGGTGATGGTACAGCTTTTGTAATAGATGAAGATACGTATGTAGTGTTACCCACTGATGCCGATGACGTTACTGATGGAGATATCAACGAGACCGGATTAGCTATAGGCGAACCTTACTCGCTGGTGAACGCCGATCAACTCGATTCCGATCTGACCGGCGCCGATTCGCTGCTCGCGAAGGAGGACTCAAGTTTGTTAGATCAGGCGTGCGTTCAGCTGTCGTCGCCGTCGGGAATCTCGACGCAAAACGCCACCAAATACGCCGTGTCGGTTTTCAAAGATTTCTGCGTCGGTAAAAGCTATTCGCCGGCCGCCGTCGACGAACTTACGTCGTCCTGTTTACAAGCGTTGTTGACGAGTTTCTATCAGGAAGTTCGCACGGGACGCGGCGCCCTCTATACGAAGAAATCGCTGCAGTGCATACGCCACGGGTTACAGCGCCATTTTCTGAACCTCGGCACGGGTATCGACATCGTGAAGGACGAAGAGTTCAAAGACGCGAACGTGATTTTCGCGACCGTCTGCAAAGACCCGGCGCGCAACAACACGGCGCAGTCGGTTCAGATTCAAAAACCGCTTCTCATCAAATCGGACataaaaaaaatcgaaacgtATTTCCTCGACTACGACAAATCGAACAAGAAACTGCAGCAGAAAATATTCTACGATTTCATCACGTTTTTAGGGTTTAAAGGTCGCGAGGCGTTGCGACACGTGTCGACGGAGGTGTTCATCGTGCGCCAGGACGACACAGGTCAGAAATACGTGCTGCTAACGGACGGAACTAACTACCTCGGCGATCTGATCAGCGGTTGGAAGGAGGACGATACGGCCGACGTGAGCGGGGCCGTCATGTTCGAACGGCCCGGCGACCCGCTCTGCCCGGTGAAAGCGTTCGAATTATACGTGTCGAAGTTGAACCCGTGTTGCAATGCATTTTTTCAGTACCCGCGCGACACGTATTCGCGAACCGACGGCGTCTGGTTCGAAAACCGTCCGGTCGGCAAAAACAATCTCGGTCAGATGATGCAGGTGATCTCGAAGGAGGCCGAACTGTCGCAGATCTACACGAACTATTCGATACGCGTGACGTGTTTGAACGTGCTCGGCGAGTTCGGGTTCACGCCGTTCAGCGCGGCGATCTCGTCGAAGTACGCCGACTTCGCGACGTTGAAACGACAGATCGCCGACACGGTCGCCGAGGAGCTCGGATACACGTCGGGCAGTACGTGTCGTACGAACGGCGAAGAGTACCGCGCGCCGCCGACGCCGCCCGTCAAAACGCCGACCGCCGCCATCGAAAAACGTACGTCGTCGAACAAAAAACGTAAGTCGGACACGCCGGTGCGCCGGACGCCgacgaaaaaaaataaagtcGAAATCGTAACGTGCGACACTCCGGATTCTGGTAAGTATTCGATCGTTTACAGGGTTCCGCTGAAATTCAGACTAGTTCAAATAAGACTTGAGAAGACGGATCGAGGTCGGTTCTAAATTTCAGAATGGGCCATTTCTCCGCGTGTCCAGCTGGACCGGTGAGAATAGCTTAAATTCTTCGAAAAATATTGGTGTCTTTTGTTAATCGGTTGTATTTCTTGTCGGTAGTATTTTTCTTAGGTAGTATTTATTGGGAACGGATTAAGCATTAGCATTTATTTGAAAAGCCTGTCCTATATAGGTTAGATCTGTTCCATCGAATGGACCGAAAAGTCTGATCGAGGTTCATTCTAAATTTCAGAGTGGGCCGTTTCTCCGCGTGTCCAGCTGGACCGGCGAGAATAGCTTAAATTCTTCGAAAACTACTGGTGTTAATTCGGTCAATACAAAGTATGGGTCAAATTAGTATTGACCACTAGCTGATATTGTGAATGCAGTTTAAGGTGTAACCAGTTTATTCTGAGTTGGTCAAGGTTTATTGTTCTGCTGGTGGATGTATGTGGCAGGTGATTTTCCTCAGAGGCACAGTTGCTACGGGTTACAATTTCAATGCCCCTGTTATATGAGAATATTCGAGAAGGATTGAGAGCCTCTACGCGCGCGTTTAGTATGGCTAATCGATGATGTCAGGCCTGCTTAGAAACGTGTTAGAATTTCTCTTGAATCGCCCTGTTATTATAAGAATAGGACCCACTTTCATAGTTTGGGCCTCGCTTGTAGCAGCTGTGGCTAGTTGCGCGGTGCATCACATGCTAGTCATTGTGTATCGCAATGGTCTTTATGTAAGACCATCACTACTTTATTGATGCCCTATACAGATTATACGGGTTGATCGTTACGCAGAATCGCCGAATAGAATGTATTGCGAAGTTCTGTGAGAATTAGGTTTTTCTATTATCTTGAGTGGTCGTGCTTGATCGATTCATCGAGTGACTTTTTCCTGTTGAAAATTCGACCGCAATGCATTTAGTCTCCCTATATGATTGAtagttgaacctttattattgatttagGCTGGATTACTGTATTAGGCAAAATGAACCTTTGTTCGATAAATAATACGGTGAAAAAATTAGGTCAAATGAGAAGCGATATAATTTTATCAGGAATCTATGCCCCCTCGTTGCGGATGCTATTTGATTTACTGATGGATCTGGTTTGTGGATATTTCGAGGGCTGGTTTTAAAGTACGGATGGACTCGGTATGCTATGCTATGCTATGCGATAATGGTAAAAGGCTGACATTTAGAGATGACCAATAATGTATGAGTCACGTATACGGCTAGTGTATAGCGGGTTACAGtacactctctctctcacatACACAGTAAACATCAGGCTTCTCTCAATAACTGCGGCGATGTATATGCTCTGTATACAGTACAACGCCTGCAGTCCGCCACTCTATTCATCTGTACTACTCGGCGCTCAGCTCTCGCTGCTGTAGCCATGCCTACAGGCTTTAGGAATTGATTTCATACACACTGACTGCTGACATAAGCATCAGGGCGGGGAACAGGCGGTAACCGTTATCTGAGTAGATCTCAGTCGGTCATGCCCACTGAGAGCTGCTTTCAGTAACTAGTGACTGGCTCACTAGAGGGCACCATCGTACAGCAGTCACGTTTAGTTTCAAGTCTGAACCAGATGATCCGAGGGATTCCGAGGGATCTCTTTAAATGAACTCTACGTGATCTATCGATAAGCCTAGGTCTCTTTCAGTTAGagaattatatgaatatgAGGACCTCAAGTTTTGTTAACGATATCTCACATCTGACTACGACTTCTATTTGAGAGTAGAGTTTCCATTCTTTTTAAGAACTcaacaaatataaaaatacctagaaaatcagaataatttcgAGCTCATTTTCTATTAAACTATTAAACTCTGGTGAAAACTTAACTACAAACTGGTATATCAGGTCTGGTCTGGTATCCGCCGCTTGTCTTCAATATTGTCGAATATTGTCTCGTGTCATTTCTTGCTGTTGAAATGCCTGTCTTCTTGTTTTATAAGAAATTTCTAATGTAtaaagagaatcccacaataataacgaaaattTTTCCTGgggctagtagtttattcgacgtttcaactatattcGGATAGTCACCATCAGGCCCTACCACAACGTAGGAGATTTCTGATCTTCGACGAGACGACCGAACACGACGCGCGCGGCAGTTAAAGTCggaagatgatttaaaatcgtGATATTTGTCTCTGAACGTGCGTACGTGTGTATTTCGTTGTAGATTACGAGTATAACGTGTACGCGCCGCTAGAACAGCCGTCTAGTCAACAGCAGATCATCGCCAGCATCGCCGAACATGAAGCGATCAACGGACACAATTCGGACGACAGTCTCACGCCGCTCACCGAGTTCCAGCCATCGCCGATCACGACTTTACAACCGTTGCGAGAAGAGCGTATTtcgtcgacgagtaaaataatGACGCCCTTGTGAGTTTGaaacgatatatatatatatatctatatatatatacgacgTTGTTACGGTGTTTTTGTGCGTGTGGTGTGTTTGTGCATGTcgtgaattcttttttttatttcgataaatttcgtttatcttttttttgttGTCGATCACTCGGTTATCGAGTTTTTCCTAGTTCCgaactttttattttaatttcatcGCGCATAAGCGGTAGATTCtggaagatttaaaaaaagcttTATTATCGCTGTTCTttaattttataaattccgTAGTAGTATATTCTgttcatctttattttcgtCATTGTTTTGGCTTTGTTCGTATTTTCTAGCGAAACCCGTTTAAATCACTGATCATTTTGATTCGACAAAAATAAAACGATCACAGTTTCTTAGCGCGTATATTTCGGTACAACTGGTTCCACAGTCCCGAGTTAAACTctcgagttaaaatcagttcattttcaatgttttaactcccgagtcaaatcttaactcgcaCAACTGCGGAACCGGGTCCTGTAGTCTAAATAGCGTCGAAATATTCTTATCGAAATCGAGATTTAAGCGGTTTTCGACTCGGATGTTTCTGATTTGGTTTCCTTGATTCATTTTGTCACGTGCATGAGCGTTTTGAGTTTGCTTTACAGGGCTATTGGTTCACAAAGCGCTAAATCATTGCTTAAAGCGAAATTCAGGTGAGTGTATACGTCGCATGGTTTTACCACTTTTACTACCCACGAGCCGCTGATACGGTTTTCAGTATAATGAAGTCAGTATTTGATTTGTGACGATGATTACCGATATAATTGTCTCGATCACCCGATATAATTTGTCTGATCAATATTTGCGGCGATGTTTTATACGTCAATATTTCTCTTCGCGGCAGATGTTGCGACAACGTTGTTTTAAATGGCATTATTCTCGAACATGTGTTACCTCTGTAGCTTTCAGACGGATACTTATTCATTTTGCCAGGTTGTTATTTTACCATAGCCACACACGTAtgtatagatagatatatagagTACAGGTCCACGAATCATAATTGAATCGAATGTAACGAATTTGGAATACTCGGACAAATAAATAGAGCAGGGTTCCTGTCAGTTGAGATACTGGAAAGTCATGGAATTTGAAACTAGTTTTTGAGGTCTTTTTTGATAGTTAGGGAATTTCAGCTCTTAAGCCCTCACGTCGgggaatttttgttgtaatcacattttcatgttttctgGTCtctattgattatcaatttcttGGCTCTTGACGTTCATCACGAGTTGCAATTCCCTAGAAATCTGGTTACTCATGGAATTCAGTGATATGGTATGATATGAAAACATTGCGACGAAAAGTCATGTAATTTAGTAGGcctagattattcaatatcatttttagtgaagtttgttgtaaatatcgtatttgaaattttttttttttcactgcTCCATTTTGGTTAATGTTAGAACATGTAATCTCTGCACTTAACGTAAAATTGGAAAGAAAAAGATTAAAACTGCAATGTCATTCCTCGTCATTTTCAGATCGCGTGCAAATCCTACGCTGCATCGGCACCTATCGACGGCACCGGGAATGGATCTGAAAGAAGTCGTCAACTGTCTAGAGACGTACGCGCCGTCGAGTCTCTCCGAGGACTGGGACAACGTCGGCTTACTGGTCGAACCGTCGGCGCCGCATACCGTCCGCAAGATGCTACTGACGAACGACCTTACCGAACCGGTGCTCGACGAGGCGATCAGCGCCAAGTGCGACATGATCTTGTCGTATCATCCGCCGATTTTTGCGCCGTTGAAACGACTGACGCAGTCGTCGGTGAAAGAACGAATCATCGTGAAATGCATCGAGAATCGTTTAGCCGTTTATTCGCCGCACACTGCGTACGACGCTCTCGATAAAGGCGTTAATAAATGGCTTATATCTGCATTCTGTAAGTACCCTGAAAAATAACCTGTtgaaaccctttcagtgctgaataatcaataccctatagtgctgaagataatttgaaaattctgaaaaattccacccttgTGTGTTATATAACCGGAATAGGTCGACACCCTGGCTtggtatatcgttagttactaatatttcactatgtttgacaggtgctgccatctttcaagagagataattagtaattacatcaatacaccacagtgcagtgtactagtaaaatccatcactgattcgtacaccacactgcggtgtagacgcactgaaagggttaaaacctTTTAGTGCTGAATAATTGATACctgaaagtgctggagataatttgagaaaTCCCACCCCCAGTGTTTTAAAAAACGAGCATACTGCtgtagtgtgtctacaccacagtacggtgtatcgttagtaactaatatttcactgtttgacaGGTACTGCCATCTggcaataaagataaaaactaatcgCTAGTAACATCGATAAAACCATGAtacggtgtactagcaaagcaTATCACCTTTTTATGCACTGTACTGCAGTGTCaacacactgaaagggttaaacaatGTCACGAGTCAGTTCACGATTATCGTGTAACTACAAAtccccctggatccagttcaataGTTAGGGTTTAAGATTTTACTAAACAgttgaattatggattttCGAGTTCATTACTCAAACTTTGATTCAGGGTTAGATATTTGAAATCCTTAAGTACTGAATTTTGCTTTCAACGGTGGAACAGGCCCTCCTTAAAATCAATGTTACCATATATGAACCAGTTTTCAAATCTTATCTTTATTCAATTATCATGTTATTTCCAGCCGTCAAGTCGAGTCGTCCGATAAAACAGTCGGAATCATCGACGCACCACTGCACCGGTGAATTCCGTTTAGAAGCGTGGGCCGACGCGTCGGGTAGTTCAACGTTACGTAACGAATTGAAAACGGTCACCGGCACGGACGTCATGTGTCAAAACAAGTATGTACGATAATTCTTCAGTCCGCTTTTGTAGTACGATAGCTTCTCCCGGGGCAGAGATGTCACTTCTTCCCAGGCAGAGATGTCACTTCTTCCCAGGCAGAGATGTCACTTCTTCCCAGGCAGATATGTCACTTCTTCCCGGGCAGAGATGTCCCTATGacgagatgactgatacacagatacagatataggctaggggtaacAATACCAatgtcacttctctccagggagagatgattgatacacagttactgatataatatagGGGTAATTAAACCAAAATCACTTGTCttcagggagagatgactgatcaAAAGTTATGGATATAGGCTAAGGGTAATGATACCACCTAATGGAAGTGCTCTAACAAGAGAATGAGCTATTTGAAGTGCTTGATTACAACACCTCAAACGatttgatatcagttaattcatatatgaataatgtTAGCGCGACGTTTGACCCCCCTTGATAACTGATCCATAATACTGataatattgtattttcaggATTAAGAGTAACGGTTCAGATGTAGTGAAATTGAGTATGAATTGTACGGAGAACATGTTGAGTAAAGCCGTACAGTGTTTACGTTTGAGTAACACGTCCGTCAGTCGTAGTATGGAAATATTCCAGTTGAAAAAGGTACGTTTTTCAGAAATGCTCGTTCTATATCATGAAAACAATGTCAGACCTCGTCTCTGACTGTAAgtatcatttattcatttcagccACCGATGCCCGATTTTGGTATGGGTCAAGTGGGCGAATTGAATCAGGACGTTTCGTTGCGAATGATGGTCGAAAAAGTGAAAACTCATCTGAAAATTCCGCACGTTCGTCTCGCCATCGGTACCGGTTTAGATATGGGTAAGCAATTTGATCTATAttgccaccagatggcgtcaGTTCATAGTGTCAGTCGCTAGGCGTGTTTCTGTATTTGCAATTCATCAACTAATGTTCTCTCCATACGCCGACCCTATTATTTTTACACCAACCCCTCTGAAGATTTGCTGTAAAAAGATCTGCTCTCCCTCTTGTTGATGtcaatgttctatattattttGCTATCAAttctatgataataatatcataAAAAGTAGTAGGTTAATGTGAGATTGCTCCAAAATTAAGCTTccttttcaatcaaattccaAGCCTCTAAAAATTTGTCTTTTGTGCACGCAATGTTACACCT from Tubulanus polymorphus chromosome 11, tnTubPoly1.2, whole genome shotgun sequence encodes:
- the LOC141912582 gene encoding uncharacterized protein LOC141912582, with amino-acid sequence MVVSCAASRAVAGNATMAAIMIKTEPLDFEYGDAGGDGTAFVIDEDTYVVLPTDADDVTDGDINETGLAIGEPYSLVNADQLDSDLTGADSLLAKEDSSLLDQACVQLSSPSGISTQNATKYAVSVFKDFCVGKSYSPAAVDELTSSCLQALLTSFYQEVRTGRGALYTKKSLQCIRHGLQRHFLNLGTGIDIVKDEEFKDANVIFATVCKDPARNNTAQSVQIQKPLLIKSDIKKIETYFLDYDKSNKKLQQKIFYDFITFLGFKGREALRHVSTEVFIVRQDDTGQKYVLLTDGTNYLGDLISGWKEDDTADVSGAVMFERPGDPLCPVKAFELYVSKLNPCCNAFFQYPRDTYSRTDGVWFENRPVGKNNLGQMMQVISKEAELSQIYTNYSIRVTCLNVLGEFGFTPFSAAISSKYADFATLKRQIADTVAEELGYTSGSTCRTNGEEYRAPPTPPVKTPTAAIEKRTSSNKKRKSDTPVRRTPTKKNKVEIVTCDTPDSDYEYNVYAPLEQPSSQQQIIASIAEHEAINGHNSDDSLTPLTEFQPSPITTLQPLREERISSTSKIMTPLAIGSQSAKSLLKAKFRSRANPTLHRHLSTAPGMDLKEVVNCLETYAPSSLSEDWDNVGLLVEPSAPHTVRKMLLTNDLTEPVLDEAISAKCDMILSYHPPIFAPLKRLTQSSVKERIIVKCIENRLAVYSPHTAYDALDKGVNKWLISAFSVKSSRPIKQSESSTHHCTGEFRLEAWADASGSSTLRNELKTVTGTDVMCQNKIKSNGSDVVKLSMNCTENMLSKAVQCLRLSNTSVSRSMEIFQLKKPPMPDFGMGQVGELNQDVSLRMMVEKVKTHLKIPHVRLAIGTGLDMDSLVSSVAVCAGSGASVLKGTPADLYLTGEMSHHDVLDAVSKGISVILCDHSNTERGYLHVLSKNLQEVFYGCVQTVVSTVDADPLNVV